A genomic window from Sulfurospirillum multivorans DSM 12446 includes:
- a CDS encoding response regulator → MKKTIKVAVIDDEQEILDMIEKYLSRTQGFAVTTFSNPHNAISRIDKSYDVVLLDIMMPQMNGLDVLKSLHEKAPELKIIMMTAYSTLDKVLKSHREGATHYIMKPFSSMKALEEKIYELVQ, encoded by the coding sequence ATGAAAAAAACGATTAAAGTAGCGGTCATTGATGATGAGCAAGAGATCTTGGATATGATCGAAAAGTATTTGAGTCGAACGCAAGGTTTTGCGGTCACGACCTTTTCCAACCCGCATAATGCAATTTCTCGCATCGATAAAAGCTACGATGTGGTGCTTTTAGACATTATGATGCCACAGATGAATGGGTTGGATGTGCTTAAAAGTTTGCATGAAAAAGCACCAGAGCTTAAAATCATCATGATGACAGCGTACTCCACGCTTGATAAAGTGCTCAAATCGCACCGCGAAGGGGCAACCCACTACATTATGAAACCATTTTCCTCAATGAAAGCCTTAGAAGAGAAGATTTACGAACTGGTTCAGTAG
- a CDS encoding CZB domain-containing protein: MFEVSHLSDKIFASLAKIDHVIYKNNLYALLFGEHTDFKATTHHECRLGHWYEQGIGKEEFVKTASFGKLENPHAKVHELANRLAKECGGEKAICSKAEIEAMVKEIESASGTVFTTLDAMVDEKAKTLMLEAKEHLFDKQVRG, translated from the coding sequence ATGTTTGAAGTGAGTCATCTGAGCGATAAAATCTTCGCATCGCTCGCGAAAATCGACCATGTGATCTATAAAAACAATCTCTATGCACTTCTGTTTGGTGAACACACTGACTTTAAAGCCACCACACATCACGAGTGCCGTTTGGGGCATTGGTATGAACAGGGAATCGGCAAAGAGGAATTTGTCAAAACAGCTTCGTTTGGAAAACTGGAAAACCCGCATGCAAAAGTGCATGAATTAGCCAATCGTTTAGCCAAAGAGTGTGGCGGCGAGAAAGCGATCTGTTCAAAAGCTGAAATTGAAGCAATGGTCAAAGAGATCGAAAGTGCGAGTGGAACTGTTTTTACGACACTGGACGCGATGGTCGATGAAAAAGCAAAAACGTTGATGCTCGAAGCCAAAGAGCATCTTTTTGACAAACAGGTGAGGGGATAA
- a CDS encoding NifB/NifX family molybdenum-iron cluster-binding protein, with protein MIAVAVKTDKEKGVLSPLFGKAKFFSIIDDAGTITTHANAAEGGMKVARWLQGLGIKSIIANHLGEKPFHALQSAGIKIYFAGAGRVELEEVLQKFKEGLLEEVTVVNYMNLLGEEHEHGEEEGASHHGKKHHCCGKHAHNHQHGNDNALSKRGLAHTCNHFHAHA; from the coding sequence ATGATCGCAGTTGCAGTTAAGACGGACAAAGAAAAAGGGGTACTTTCACCTCTTTTTGGAAAAGCAAAGTTTTTCTCTATCATTGATGATGCAGGGACGATAACCACACACGCTAATGCAGCCGAAGGTGGTATGAAAGTAGCGCGTTGGCTTCAAGGCTTAGGCATTAAGAGCATCATCGCAAACCATTTGGGTGAGAAACCATTTCATGCGTTGCAAAGTGCTGGCATTAAAATCTATTTTGCTGGTGCTGGGCGTGTTGAGCTTGAAGAGGTGCTTCAAAAATTCAAAGAGGGATTGCTTGAAGAGGTCACTGTTGTGAATTACATGAACCTTTTGGGTGAAGAGCACGAGCACGGTGAGGAAGAGGGTGCTTCTCATCACGGGAAAAAGCACCACTGTTGTGGCAAACATGCGCACAACCATCAACATGGAAATGACAATGCTCTCTCTAAAAGAGGGTTGGCACATACGTGCAACCATTTTCATGCCCACGCGTAA
- a CDS encoding DUF134 domain-containing protein, with protein MPRHKCRRATSYQPLITRFMPKGGVQEESVTLIPEEIEALYLMDLLDLYQEAAAAKMEVSRPTFARIIKTARQKVALALLCGHQLHLEVKRDRYVIAFCCDEKERYENLHPKGKYLFIFTVQDQKIEHFLCLENPAHEKEVKPPLCLTPLFQKHGVNFFLTATLGQGLKNTLASGGIQVISKASISEEEIPKLF; from the coding sequence ATGCCTCGCCACAAATGCCGACGTGCTACTTCGTATCAACCGCTGATTACCCGTTTTATGCCCAAAGGTGGCGTACAGGAGGAGTCTGTTACGTTGATTCCTGAAGAGATAGAAGCACTGTATTTGATGGATTTGTTGGATTTGTATCAAGAAGCTGCTGCGGCTAAGATGGAAGTTTCCCGTCCAACTTTCGCGCGCATCATCAAAACCGCACGTCAAAAGGTCGCTTTAGCCCTTCTTTGCGGACATCAGTTGCACCTCGAAGTGAAGCGTGATCGTTATGTGATTGCGTTTTGTTGCGATGAGAAAGAGCGCTATGAGAACCTTCATCCGAAGGGAAAATACCTCTTTATTTTTACCGTGCAAGATCAAAAAATTGAGCACTTTCTCTGCTTGGAAAATCCAGCGCATGAAAAAGAGGTCAAGCCACCGCTCTGCCTCACCCCTCTTTTTCAAAAACACGGCGTGAACTTTTTTCTCACTGCAACGTTAGGGCAAGGACTCAAAAATACCCTTGCGAGCGGAGGCATTCAGGTTATCTCCAAAGCGAGCATTTCAGAAGAGGAGATCCCTAAACTTTTTTGA
- a CDS encoding undecaprenyl-diphosphate phosphatase, whose product MDIFQSIIMGIVEGFTEFLPVSSTGHMIIVGDWLGVKQDSMVKAYEVIIQFAAILAVVLNYKEKFSPKKIDLWMKLAVAFVPLGLVGFIFAKQVKAMFSVEIVALMFIIGGIVFLVVEKFYTPKEHFIDDVEKVSYTQALWIGIAQVFALIPGTSRAGASIIGAMLVGLTRKASAEFSFLLAFPVMCATTAYDLVKHRSELFTDTNFAVLAVGFVVSFLVAYATIKLFLKFLETFTFVSFGIYRILFGVALLAFY is encoded by the coding sequence GTGGATATTTTTCAATCAATCATTATGGGAATCGTCGAGGGTTTCACCGAATTTTTACCTGTTTCTTCAACGGGGCATATGATTATCGTCGGGGATTGGCTGGGTGTTAAACAAGACAGTATGGTCAAAGCGTATGAGGTTATCATCCAGTTTGCGGCGATTTTGGCGGTGGTTTTGAACTACAAAGAGAAGTTTTCTCCTAAAAAAATTGATCTGTGGATGAAGCTTGCGGTGGCATTTGTGCCTCTTGGTTTAGTGGGATTTATTTTTGCCAAACAGGTCAAAGCGATGTTTAGCGTTGAGATCGTCGCACTAATGTTCATCATCGGCGGCATCGTCTTTTTGGTGGTGGAGAAGTTTTACACGCCTAAAGAGCATTTTATCGATGATGTGGAAAAGGTGAGTTACACACAAGCCCTTTGGATCGGCATCGCGCAGGTTTTTGCACTGATTCCGGGCACGTCGCGTGCAGGAGCTTCCATCATCGGTGCGATGCTTGTGGGTTTGACACGTAAAGCGAGTGCTGAGTTTTCGTTTTTACTCGCGTTTCCTGTGATGTGCGCCACGACAGCGTATGACCTTGTGAAGCATCGAAGCGAGCTGTTTACCGATACAAATTTTGCGGTTTTAGCCGTGGGATTTGTGGTCTCTTTCCTCGTCGCGTACGCAACCATCAAACTTTTTTTGAAATTCTTAGAAACCTTTACGTTTGTCAGTTTTGGCATCTACCGCATTCTTTTTGGTGTCGCGTTGTTGGCGTTTTATTAG
- a CDS encoding double-cubane-cluster-containing anaerobic reductase: MGVELHKELLSSIGVDVERHAKMMGMGLAGYQAGFMSQQNRPKGMAYFDWFMSEIQAERIAEINALKAQKKPAVGTFCIFVPEEIVVGAGGACFGLCGGANPPIADAETELPRNICPLIKSAYGFKLQHTCAYTQSADFIYGETTCEAKKKTWELLGKHHPVHVMNIPHMKRERDLKMWQEEIKEFKEHIEEVTEKKLSLAEMLNGVKLINAKRDAMKRLDTLRGMHPDIMPISGKDALFISQMSFLDDPKRFTGKVNELCDELDERIKNRVSVFPENTPRIMVLGTPIAPPNWKLHTAVEGSGACIINEEGCIGHRYFKDNVDIEGVQSEDELYARLMQRYSKIDCACFTPNTGRTDKIVQMYKDRKADGVIYYTLSFCHTYNVESHLVTEALAKEGIPCLVIESDYSPEDAGQIKTRVEAFLESITFKQKAEAFANK; this comes from the coding sequence ATGGGTGTTGAACTTCACAAAGAGTTATTGAGTAGTATTGGTGTTGACGTTGAGCGTCATGCAAAGATGATGGGTATGGGACTTGCAGGCTATCAAGCAGGTTTTATGAGCCAACAAAACCGTCCAAAAGGTATGGCATATTTTGACTGGTTTATGAGCGAAATCCAAGCAGAACGCATTGCTGAGATCAACGCACTTAAAGCGCAAAAAAAACCTGCGGTGGGAACCTTTTGTATCTTCGTTCCTGAAGAGATTGTTGTAGGAGCAGGAGGGGCGTGTTTTGGACTGTGTGGCGGAGCCAATCCTCCCATCGCAGATGCAGAAACCGAACTGCCTCGCAATATCTGCCCTCTCATCAAATCAGCCTACGGCTTTAAACTTCAACACACCTGTGCGTACACACAATCAGCCGATTTTATCTACGGTGAAACCACCTGTGAAGCGAAGAAAAAGACATGGGAACTTTTAGGAAAACATCACCCTGTGCATGTTATGAACATCCCACACATGAAACGTGAACGTGATCTTAAAATGTGGCAAGAGGAGATCAAAGAGTTTAAAGAGCACATTGAAGAGGTGACGGAGAAAAAACTCAGCCTTGCTGAAATGTTGAATGGTGTCAAACTTATCAACGCGAAACGTGACGCGATGAAACGCCTTGATACCCTTCGCGGCATGCACCCAGACATCATGCCTATCAGTGGTAAAGACGCGCTTTTCATCAGCCAAATGAGCTTTTTAGATGACCCGAAACGCTTTACTGGGAAAGTAAATGAACTCTGCGATGAACTTGATGAACGCATTAAAAACAGAGTGAGTGTTTTCCCTGAAAACACCCCTCGCATCATGGTTTTAGGCACGCCTATCGCGCCACCAAACTGGAAACTTCACACGGCGGTTGAAGGCTCAGGTGCGTGCATCATCAACGAAGAAGGGTGCATCGGACATCGTTATTTTAAAGACAATGTGGACATCGAAGGAGTACAAAGCGAAGACGAGCTTTACGCGCGTTTAATGCAACGCTACTCCAAAATCGACTGTGCCTGTTTCACGCCAAACACAGGCAGAACCGATAAAATCGTTCAAATGTACAAAGACCGCAAAGCCGATGGTGTCATCTACTACACACTCTCTTTCTGCCACACCTACAATGTCGAGTCACACCTTGTCACCGAAGCGTTAGCGAAAGAAGGCATTCCGTGTCTTGTCATTGAGTCGGATTATTCTCCCGAAGATGCAGGACAGATCAAAACGCGTGTTGAAGCCTTTTTGGAGAGCATCACGTTTAAACAAAAAGCCGAAGCGTTCGCAAACAAATAA
- a CDS encoding acyl-CoA dehydratase activase — protein sequence MFWGVDIGSTYTKIIGIGREKEITHHAVIPTIFNQDVIVGEYLADKEVKMLVATGYGRHMLGDSHGAPVISEIKAHAKGAYFFHNEVKTVIDLGGQDSKVIKMGDDGGFTDFRMNDKCAAGTGKFLEIAANRLGLDMQTFANAGFDADKELTISSMCAVFAESEVISLIAKKESLANICWGVHESIASRLASMAKKFVVKEKDCIVFTGGGALNPFLHHMLELKLERTILVPAHPQLIGAVGAALSGFEVVQ from the coding sequence ATGTTTTGGGGCGTAGACATAGGTTCGACCTATACAAAAATCATTGGTATCGGAAGAGAGAAGGAGATCACCCATCATGCGGTGATCCCAACCATTTTTAACCAAGATGTCATCGTCGGCGAGTATTTGGCAGACAAAGAGGTTAAGATGCTCGTCGCCACAGGCTATGGACGGCATATGCTTGGAGATTCGCACGGTGCGCCCGTCATCTCCGAGATCAAAGCCCATGCCAAAGGGGCATACTTTTTTCACAACGAAGTCAAAACGGTCATCGACCTAGGCGGACAAGACAGCAAAGTGATCAAAATGGGTGATGATGGCGGATTTACCGACTTTCGCATGAACGACAAATGCGCGGCTGGAACGGGAAAATTTCTCGAAATCGCCGCCAATCGTTTAGGGCTTGACATGCAAACCTTCGCCAACGCAGGCTTTGATGCCGACAAAGAGCTGACCATTTCAAGCATGTGTGCCGTTTTTGCCGAGTCGGAGGTCATCTCCCTCATCGCCAAAAAAGAGAGTTTGGCAAACATCTGTTGGGGTGTCCACGAATCCATCGCCTCACGTTTAGCTTCGATGGCTAAAAAGTTCGTCGTCAAAGAAAAGGACTGCATCGTCTTCACAGGCGGTGGCGCACTCAATCCTTTTTTACACCATATGCTAGAGCTTAAACTTGAACGTACAATCCTCGTCCCAGCGCATCCACAACTCATAGGCGCAGTGGGTGCGGCACTTTCGGGATTTGAGGTGGTGCAGTAA
- a CDS encoding type II toxin-antitoxin system prevent-host-death family antitoxin codes for MIVSANDIKTKGVTLLDKLFESVSEVVINVRGKNKYVVIDIERYKQLRTLELDRLYEETMQEIKEGKYTTDVEEHLKEVRAIANGL; via the coding sequence ATGATCGTATCAGCCAATGACATTAAAACCAAAGGGGTCACGCTGCTTGACAAACTCTTCGAGAGTGTAAGCGAAGTGGTCATCAATGTGCGAGGAAAAAACAAGTATGTGGTCATCGACATTGAGCGCTATAAGCAATTGCGAACCTTGGAACTTGACCGTCTTTACGAAGAGACGATGCAAGAGATTAAAGAAGGCAAGTACACGACAGATGTTGAGGAGCACCTCAAAGAAGTAAGAGCCATCGCTAATGGCTTATGA
- a CDS encoding type II toxin-antitoxin system RelE/ParE family toxin gives MAYEIRLSESYKKRLRKFIQSHKDMAVRYEKTLRILQENPYHPSLRLHKLKGNLSEYYSISINIEYRIIMDFMIVDEVIILLDIGAHDEVY, from the coding sequence ATGGCTTATGAAATCCGCTTAAGCGAAAGCTACAAAAAGCGGCTTCGTAAATTTATTCAATCCCATAAAGATATGGCGGTGCGTTATGAAAAAACCCTTCGTATACTCCAAGAAAACCCCTATCATCCCTCTTTGCGCTTGCATAAACTCAAAGGAAATTTAAGCGAGTATTACTCTATTTCGATTAACATTGAGTATCGCATTATCATGGATTTTATGATTGTAGATGAAGTGATTATCTTGCTCGACATTGGCGCACATGACGAGGTTTACTAA
- the aspA gene encoding aspartate ammonia-lyase has translation MSTRIEHDLIGDKEISNACYYGVQTARAVENFHITGVTLGSFPTFIESIAKVKKAAALANFELELLAENKKNAIVQACEAIIAGKFHDQFVVDMIQGGAGTSTNMNANEVIANIGLEILGHQKGEYKYLHPNNDVNLSQSTNDAYPTALRVALYEKLGELGESMAIIKSSFAKKASEFKDVIKMGRTQLQDAVPMTLEQEFRTYAVMIGEDIQRVHEARQLVREINMGATAIGTGINAHPDYAKTVEAKLQEVTGRPFITAGDLIEATQDTGAYVQISGVLKRVATKMSKICNDLRLLSSGPRTGFGEINLPAMQPGSSIMPGKVNPVIPEVVNQVCFQVIGTDIAVTMACEAGQLQLNVFEPLIAYNLFNSVNMMKNAFEALAYTCVDGITANKEHCKNLVLNSIGLVTALNPYLGYENSTIVAKEALETGGSVYDIVLAKGLLAKEELDEIIKPENMIQPHNFGLSEKSKFVKL, from the coding sequence GTGTCAACCAGAATCGAACATGATCTTATCGGCGATAAAGAGATTTCTAATGCGTGTTATTACGGTGTTCAAACAGCGCGTGCTGTGGAAAACTTTCACATTACAGGCGTGACACTTGGGAGCTTTCCAACTTTTATTGAGTCCATCGCCAAAGTTAAAAAAGCAGCAGCGCTTGCCAATTTTGAGTTAGAACTTTTAGCAGAGAACAAGAAAAATGCGATCGTGCAAGCGTGCGAAGCCATTATCGCGGGTAAATTCCATGACCAGTTTGTGGTCGATATGATCCAAGGAGGGGCTGGAACTTCGACCAATATGAACGCAAATGAAGTGATCGCCAACATTGGTTTGGAGATTTTGGGTCACCAAAAAGGCGAATACAAGTACCTGCATCCCAACAACGACGTCAACCTTTCGCAATCAACCAACGATGCTTATCCAACCGCCCTTCGCGTCGCGCTGTATGAAAAACTAGGCGAACTGGGTGAGTCGATGGCAATTATCAAAAGCTCATTTGCCAAAAAAGCGAGTGAGTTCAAAGATGTTATCAAGATGGGGCGAACACAACTCCAAGACGCGGTTCCTATGACCTTAGAGCAAGAGTTTCGAACTTATGCGGTCATGATCGGCGAGGACATCCAACGTGTGCATGAAGCACGACAATTGGTGCGCGAGATCAATATGGGCGCTACCGCGATTGGAACGGGCATCAACGCGCATCCTGATTATGCTAAAACCGTGGAAGCTAAACTGCAAGAGGTGACGGGGCGTCCGTTTATCACCGCGGGCGATTTGATCGAAGCGACGCAAGATACGGGCGCTTATGTGCAAATCTCAGGTGTTTTGAAACGTGTTGCGACCAAAATGTCCAAAATCTGCAACGATCTTCGTCTTTTAAGTTCAGGTCCAAGAACGGGTTTTGGCGAGATCAATCTGCCTGCGATGCAACCAGGAAGCTCCATTATGCCCGGTAAAGTCAACCCCGTTATCCCCGAAGTGGTGAACCAAGTCTGTTTCCAAGTCATCGGCACTGACATCGCCGTTACGATGGCGTGTGAAGCGGGACAACTGCAACTCAATGTTTTTGAGCCACTGATTGCTTACAATCTTTTCAACTCGGTCAATATGATGAAAAACGCCTTTGAAGCACTCGCGTACACCTGCGTCGATGGCATCACGGCAAATAAAGAGCACTGCAAAAATTTGGTGCTCAACAGCATCGGCCTTGTCACCGCACTCAATCCTTATTTAGGCTACGAAAACTCCACCATCGTTGCCAAAGAGGCGTTGGAAACTGGCGGTTCGGTGTATGACATCGTTTTAGCTAAAGGGTTGCTCGCCAAAGAAGAACTCGATGAGATCATCAAGCCAGAAAACATGATCCAACCCCACAATTTCGGTCTTTCTGAAAAAAGCAAGTTCGTAAAACTCTAA
- the aspA gene encoding aspartate ammonia-lyase, with translation MSTRIEHDLIGDKEISNECYYGVQTARAAENFHITGITLAKFPTFITSLAKVKKAAALANFELGLLAENKKNVICEACDEIIGGQYHDQFVVDMFQGGAGTSTNMNANEVIANIGLEKMGHKKGDYKYLHPNNDVNLSQSTNDAYPTALRVALFEKLGELTVSMSIIKNSFAKKALEFKDIIKMGRTQLQDAVPMTLEQEFRTYAVMIGEDIQRVIEAQQLMREMNLGATAIGTGINAHPSYAKTVEGKLQEVTGRPFVTAGDLVEATQDTGAYVQISGVLKRVATKMSKICNDLRLLSSGPRTGFGEINLPAMQPGSSIMPGKVNPVMPEVVNQVCFQVIGTDVAVTMACEGGQLQLNVFEPVIAFNLFNSVNMMKNAFEALAYTCVDGITANPERCKALVLNSIGLVTALNPFIGYENSTSVAKEALETGGSVYDIVLARGLLAKAELDDIIKPENMIKPRTYEKK, from the coding sequence ATGTCAACTAGAATAGAACACGATCTAATCGGCGATAAAGAAATATCGAACGAATGTTATTATGGCGTGCAAACAGCGCGTGCGGCTGAAAACTTCCACATTACAGGTATCACACTTGCAAAATTCCCAACGTTTATCACTTCCCTTGCTAAAGTAAAAAAAGCGGCAGCCCTTGCCAACTTTGAACTAGGACTTCTTGCAGAGAACAAAAAAAATGTGATTTGTGAAGCGTGCGATGAGATCATCGGTGGTCAATACCATGACCAATTTGTTGTAGACATGTTCCAAGGTGGAGCAGGTACATCTACTAATATGAATGCGAACGAAGTCATCGCAAACATCGGACTTGAAAAAATGGGTCACAAAAAAGGTGACTACAAATACCTTCACCCAAACAATGACGTCAACTTGTCTCAATCCACCAATGATGCGTACCCAACCGCACTTCGCGTAGCCCTTTTTGAAAAACTTGGCGAGCTTACTGTTTCGATGAGCATCATCAAAAATTCATTTGCTAAAAAAGCATTAGAGTTTAAAGACATCATCAAAATGGGTCGTACCCAACTTCAAGATGCCGTTCCTATGACGTTAGAGCAAGAGTTTAGAACCTATGCGGTTATGATTGGTGAAGACATTCAACGTGTGATTGAAGCGCAACAATTGATGCGTGAGATGAACCTTGGTGCCACAGCGATTGGTACAGGAATTAATGCGCATCCAAGTTATGCAAAAACCGTTGAAGGCAAACTTCAAGAAGTCACAGGACGTCCTTTTGTAACCGCAGGTGATCTTGTTGAAGCAACGCAAGATACAGGCGCTTATGTGCAAATCTCGGGTGTGCTTAAACGTGTTGCAACCAAAATGTCTAAAATTTGTAATGACCTCAGACTTCTAAGCTCAGGACCAAGAACAGGTTTTGGCGAGATTAACCTCCCAGCTATGCAACCAGGCAGCTCCATTATGCCAGGTAAAGTCAATCCTGTTATGCCTGAAGTGGTAAACCAAGTCTGCTTCCAAGTGATCGGTACCGACGTTGCAGTAACGATGGCGTGCGAAGGGGGACAACTCCAACTGAACGTTTTTGAGCCTGTTATCGCGTTCAACCTTTTCAACTCTGTCAACATGATGAAAAACGCCTTTGAAGCATTGGCTTACACGTGCGTTGATGGCATCACAGCTAATCCTGAGCGATGTAAAGCACTTGTGCTTAACAGTATTGGTCTCGTCACTGCGCTTAATCCTTTCATCGGTTACGAGAATTCAACATCCGTGGCTAAAGAAGCGCTTGAGACAGGCGGTTCTGTGTATGACATCGTTCTTGCGCGTGGTCTTTTAGCCAAAGCGGAGCTTGATGACATCATCAAGCCAGAGAACATGATCAAACCTCGTACTTACGAAAAAAAGTAA
- a CDS encoding anaerobic C4-dicarboxylate transporter, whose protein sequence is MLWLEVIVVLGAIFFGARLGSIGIGYAGGVGVLILTLGMGLKLGAMPIDVILIIMSVIAAIGAMQVAGGLDYMVSIAEKILRKNPKQITFLAPVVTYVMTFFAGTGHTAFATLPVIAEVAKEQGIRPSRPLSIAVVASQIAITASPISAAVVFVSGALEKQGIGYLELLAVCIPSSFLACMCAAVVANFLGKDLKDDEVYQERLAKGLIKTRGTAKVEIKPGAKLSVVIFLVAILCVITYATLISGKVGLIKNPVLGRDAAIMLFMFAAATFISAFTRIDTAQVLNSSTFKSGMSACICVLGVAWLGDTFVANHITEIKAFAGDLLNVYPWMLAVVLFFASTLLYSQAATAKALIPSALLLGVSPLTIVASFAAVSALFVLPTYPTLIAAVEMDDTGSTRIGKFVFNHPFIVPGVVAIALSVAFAFVIGGMIL, encoded by the coding sequence ATGTTATGGTTAGAAGTCATCGTTGTTCTTGGCGCCATCTTTTTTGGTGCAAGACTGGGTAGTATTGGTATCGGGTATGCGGGCGGTGTAGGCGTTTTGATTTTAACGCTTGGAATGGGTCTTAAACTAGGCGCGATGCCTATTGATGTTATCCTTATCATCATGTCTGTTATTGCGGCTATTGGCGCGATGCAAGTGGCAGGTGGACTGGATTATATGGTCAGTATTGCGGAGAAAATTTTACGTAAAAATCCTAAACAGATCACGTTTCTAGCACCTGTTGTCACCTATGTGATGACATTTTTTGCAGGAACGGGACATACTGCGTTTGCAACACTACCGGTTATTGCAGAAGTGGCTAAAGAGCAAGGCATTCGTCCTTCTCGTCCTTTAAGCATTGCCGTTGTTGCGTCTCAAATTGCGATCACCGCGTCTCCAATTTCAGCGGCCGTTGTGTTTGTGAGTGGTGCATTAGAGAAACAAGGTATTGGGTATTTGGAGCTTTTAGCGGTTTGTATCCCTTCTTCATTTCTTGCATGTATGTGTGCCGCTGTTGTGGCAAACTTCTTGGGAAAAGATCTTAAAGATGATGAAGTCTACCAAGAGAGATTGGCGAAAGGATTGATTAAAACAAGAGGTACTGCAAAAGTAGAGATCAAACCAGGGGCAAAGCTCTCTGTTGTGATCTTCCTTGTTGCAATTTTGTGTGTCATCACCTATGCAACGCTGATCAGCGGTAAAGTAGGTTTGATTAAAAACCCTGTGCTTGGTCGTGACGCGGCGATTATGCTCTTTATGTTTGCAGCGGCTACGTTTATCTCTGCCTTTACACGCATTGATACGGCGCAAGTATTGAACTCTTCCACGTTTAAATCCGGTATGAGCGCATGTATTTGTGTACTCGGTGTTGCGTGGCTTGGCGATACCTTTGTTGCAAATCACATCACTGAAATCAAAGCGTTCGCAGGCGATCTTCTCAATGTGTATCCATGGATGCTTGCAGTGGTTCTTTTCTTTGCAAGTACCCTGCTCTACTCTCAAGCTGCAACGGCGAAGGCGCTGATTCCAAGTGCCTTATTACTGGGTGTTTCACCCCTTACCATCGTAGCTTCATTTGCAGCGGTGAGTGCACTGTTTGTCCTTCCAACCTACCCAACACTGATTGCAGCGGTGGAAATGGACGATACAGGCTCAACACGCATTGGTAAATTTGTCTTCAACCATCCTTTCATTGTTCCTGGTGTTGTGGCGATTGCACTCTCAGTTGCTTTTGCCTTTGTCATCGGCGGTATGATCTTATAA
- a CDS encoding type II asparaginase: protein MAKPTIAILATGGTIAGSGTSELKSSYSAGAVTVDKLLAAVPAINDMATIKGEQISSIGSQEMNNKVWLKLAKRVNELLAQPDIDGVVITHGTDTVEETSYFLDLTVKSKKPVVFVAAMRSSTSMSADGPMNLYNAVNVAINKETAGKGVVVVMNDEIHSAREVTKVNTSSVNAFASPNSGKIGTVYYGNVEYYMQPTRKHTVASEFDVSKLEDLPRVDIVYAHPNDTDVMVKAAVTAGAKAIVHAGMGNGNPFPLTQDALADAVKKGVVVARSSRVGSGSTTLEGEVDDAKYGFIATTTLNPQKARVLLMLGLTKTSDKKALQKMFLEY from the coding sequence ATGGCAAAACCAACCATTGCCATTTTAGCAACCGGAGGAACCATCGCAGGTTCTGGTACATCTGAGCTTAAAAGTTCTTACTCAGCGGGCGCTGTTACGGTCGATAAATTACTCGCTGCCGTTCCTGCTATCAATGACATGGCAACCATTAAAGGTGAGCAAATCTCTAGCATTGGCTCTCAAGAGATGAACAACAAAGTTTGGCTCAAACTAGCAAAACGTGTCAATGAGCTTTTGGCACAACCTGACATCGATGGTGTGGTCATTACGCATGGAACCGACACCGTTGAAGAGACTTCGTACTTTTTAGATCTCACCGTTAAAAGTAAAAAACCCGTTGTTTTTGTAGCAGCAATGCGCTCTTCTACCTCTATGAGTGCCGATGGTCCGATGAATCTTTACAATGCGGTTAATGTTGCGATCAATAAAGAGACTGCGGGCAAAGGTGTTGTCGTTGTCATGAACGATGAAATTCACAGTGCACGTGAAGTCACGAAAGTCAATACAAGCTCCGTCAACGCATTTGCCTCTCCAAACAGCGGTAAAATCGGTACAGTATATTATGGCAATGTTGAGTACTACATGCAACCAACCCGTAAACACACCGTTGCGTCTGAATTTGATGTGAGCAAACTCGAAGATTTACCACGCGTTGACATCGTTTACGCCCACCCAAATGACACCGATGTCATGGTCAAAGCAGCCGTAACGGCAGGTGCTAAAGCGATCGTTCATGCCGGTATGGGCAATGGCAATCCTTTCCCACTTACCCAAGACGCTCTTGCAGACGCGGTTAAAAAAGGTGTGGTTGTCGCTCGTAGTAGTCGTGTCGGCAGTGGAAGTACCACACTTGAAGGTGAAGTGGACGATGCCAAATACGGATTCATCGCAACTACAACCCTCAATCCTCAAAAAGCACGTGTTCTTTTAATGTTGGGTCTAACGAAAACCAGCGATAAAAAAGCACTTCAAAAGATGTTTTTAGAGTATTAG